In one Nicotiana sylvestris chromosome 8, ASM39365v2, whole genome shotgun sequence genomic region, the following are encoded:
- the LOC138875967 gene encoding uncharacterized protein has translation MAYLTKRFQKMVRRNGKMLKRDMSIRPRNYDLCYRCGKPGHFMKDCPLLKQEFSKNHHEKTAKTNLVPVKDFKRKRFTNNMMRHALATRGDSSSESEDESDTGDSSMMAVEGEKTGYDSTFTLMAQSDDDEDNADVLITAFHSLVEDRDSLTLELGESEQTRDDLVAVVTDHKKTIETLRKEKSDLLAEIADQRETIVKPWTKSKRESFGKGKEIAIEEHIRLENEAAEFQREKTSHNPHSKYVIVSNNWTCTRRGNTGRFKEDVQAKNQSVQKNKVFAEMVTTKEGPDFTHKKRTLPAWTKRTLIHPLACYKGPKPIWGYILGVGKVDKSLTHSIENVYYVNGLKYSLLGVSQICDKRNKVEFLSKICTITNLMTGEIVLMAKRCKNIYVADFESLQNGDLSCLKAVDDKAELWHRRLGHASFSLPNKLIQKDLVHDKTVEVFLAFVKKIQVKMKSRVTYIRLDHGTEFDNVKFDEFCTENGITHNFSAPRTSQQNRVVERKNRTLEEMERTMLIDSGIAKNFWAKTVNTAGYLSAEEDQDGEPSLVPGEVINMTNGKAYMMSQVKDPNKDKAASSSIEPSTSITTTEVEERVIEPKNIKEALKYADWITAIQDELHQFERNNVWYLVPIPPDQTIIGTRWVFRNKLDEHGITTRNKARLVVQGYNQEEGIDYDETFAPVARMEAIRILIAFASHMEFTLFQMDVKSAFLNGLLKEEVYVKQPPGFEFHEHPEYVFKLDKALYGLKQAPQAWMKDCQSFSWKMVYVDDIIFGATTDSPCEEFAKFMGSEFEMSMIGELNFFLGLQVKQSPKGISICQQKYIRELLKRFDMETSKVIDTPIATAT, from the exons ATGGCTTACCtaaccaaaagatttcagaagatggtcagaagaaatggaaAAATGCTAAAAAGGGACATGTCTATCAGACCAAGAAACTATGATCTTTGTTATAGGTGTGGAAAGCCTGGACACTTCATGAAAGACTGTCCTCTCCtgaagcaagaattctccaagaaccATCATGAGAAAACAGCTAAGACGAACCTGGTTCCTGTCAAGGACTTCAAGAGAAAAAGATTTACTAACAACATGATGAGACATGCTCTTGCAACACGGGGGGATTCATCtagtgagtctgaagatgaatctgatactggtgatagttccatgatggcagttgaaggcgAAAAGACTGGATATGACTctacttttactttgatggcccaatcagatgatgatgaagacaatg CTGATGTATTAATCACTGCTTttcatagtcttgtggaggatagAGATTCTTTGACCTTAGAATTAGGAGaatctgaacaaactagagacgacttagtggctgtagttactgaccataagaaaaccattgaaaccctcagaaaagaaaagagtgatctgTTGGCAGAAATTGCAGACCAAAGGGAAACAATAGTAAAACCATGGACTAAGTCAAAACGTGAAAGTTTTGGAAAGGGAAAGGAGATAGCAAttgaggaacacattaggcttgaaaatgag GCAGCAgagttccaaagggagaaaacttcTCACAACCCTCACAGTAAGTACGTCATTGTTTCCAATAACTGGACTTGTACCCGACGTGGGAACACTGGGCGCTTCAAGGAAGATGTCCAGGCCAAGAATCAATCAGTTCaaaaaaacaaagtgtttgctgaaatggtgactacaaaagagggaccagATTTCACTCACAAAAAACgcacattacctgcatggactaagagaactcttattcatcctcttgcttgctacaagggacccaaacctatttgg gggtacattcttggagttggaaaagtcgataagtcactcactcattctattgaaaatgtgtactatgtaaATGGCCTTAAATACAGTCTCTTGGGTGTTTCTCAAATTTGTGATAAaagaaacaaggtggaattcttaTCCAAAATATGTACAATCACTAATCTTATGACCGGCGAAATAGTACTTATGGCCAAGAGATGCAAGAACATCTATGTCGCTGATTTCGAGTCCTTACAGaatggtgatctgagttgtctgaaagctGTTGATGATAAAGCTGAACTATGGCATAGAAGATTGGGCCATGCAAGTTTTTCTCTTccgaacaaactaattcagaaggacctggtccatg ATAAAACTGTTGAGGTATTTTTGgcatttgtgaagaaaatccaggtgaagatgaAATCTAGAGTCACATACATTAGATTAgatcatgggacagaatttgacaatgtcaaatttgatgaattttgcaCTGAAAATGGCATCAcacacaacttctcagctcccagaactTCCCAGCAAAATAGAGTAgtagaaaggaagaacagaacttTGGAGGAAATGGAAAGAACAATGTTGATCGAtagtggaattgcaaagaacttctgggctaAAACTGTCAATACTGCCGGCTACTTG AGTGctgaggaagatcaagatggagaaccctcactagttcctggtgaagtcattaacatgacaaatggaaaggcatatatgatgagtcaagtaaaGGATCCAAATAAAGACAAAGCTGCTTCATCTTCAATAGAACCAAGcacttcaattacaaccactgaagttGAAGAAAGAGTG atagaacccaaaaatatcaaggaagccttgaaatatGCAGATTGGATTACGGCCATACAAGATGAGCtacatcagtttgagagaaacaaTGTGTGGTACTTGGTACCTATACCCCCAGATcaaaccattataggaaccaggtgggtattcagaaacaagctcgatgaacatggaattaccacaaggaataaggccaggctagtggtgcaaggctacaatcaggaggaagggattgactatgatgaaacgtttGCTCCAGTAGCTCGTATGGAAGCTATTCGAAttctaatcgcttttgcatctcatatggaattcaccttgttccaaatggatgtcaagagtgcattcttgaatggactccttaaggaagaagtctatgtgaagcaacccccAGGGTTTGAATTTCAtgagcaccctgaatatgtgtttaaactggacaaagcTCTGTACGGGTTAAAGCAGGCTCCTCAAGCTTGGATGAAAGATTGTCAAAGTTTCTCCTGGAAAATG gtttatgttgatgatatcatttttggagcaacaaCTGATTCTccgtgtgaagaatttgcaaaattcatgggaagtgaatttgaaatgagcatgataggggaactgaacttcttcttgggtcttcaagtaaaacagtctCCAAAGGGTATAtccatttgtcagcaaaaatacatcagggaactcttgaagaggtttgacatggaaacatcaaaagtgatagacactcccattgctacTGCCACttga